In the Juglans microcarpa x Juglans regia isolate MS1-56 chromosome 6D, Jm3101_v1.0, whole genome shotgun sequence genome, one interval contains:
- the LOC121234113 gene encoding uncharacterized protein LOC121234113 — translation MDWAFVHKVWDKWASNNVGSSGEPLKAALLINYDPTGPSRLLSTIAEQEGIKANPIELSQLVDFIKCNKLQTESFIIGANQYVVTSIHENWFCARCMNTAKRAGEGAIIMQTAAFLLVALYDGSIGPASRAMMAVDQFAWQLGRRNL, via the exons ATGGATTGGGCTTTTGTCCATAAAGTTTGGGACAAGTGGGCTTCTAACAATGTTGGTTCTTCTG GTGAGCCGTTGAAAGCTGCTTTGCTAATTAACTATGATCCAACCGGACCATCTCGTTTGTTGTCTACAAT TGCAGAACAAGAAGGGATTAAAGCCAACCCCATTGAATTGAGCCAGCTTGTGGATTTCATCAAGTGTAACAAACTCCAAACTGAGAGCTTCATTATTGGGGCAAACCAAT ATGTGGTGACATCAATTCATGAGAATTGGTTCTGTGCAAGGTGCATGAACACAGCAAAACGTGCTGGTGAAGGTGCCATAATAATGCAAACAGCAGCATTCCTCTTGGTTGCATT GTATGATGGTTCAATCGGCCCTGCATCCCGTGCTATGATGGCTGTTGATCAGTTTGCATGGCAATTAGGTCGAAGAAATCTTTAA